Proteins from a genomic interval of Bradyrhizobium sp. CCGB01:
- a CDS encoding glutathione S-transferase family protein, with amino-acid sequence MTIELHTWNTPNGRKISVALEEMGLPYKVVPVNITKGEQMAPGFLKLSPNNKIPAIVDPEGPDGKPVSIFESGAILLYLGEKTGKFLPKSLSARIPVYEWLMWQMGGFGPMPGQVHHFIALENEQDRAYGLKRYMAETRRLYGVLDRRLEAHDFVAGDLSVADFAILGWAWRHPRHKVELADFPNVKRWYDALMARPAVKRGMDAKLD; translated from the coding sequence ATGACCATCGAGCTGCACACCTGGAACACGCCGAACGGCCGCAAGATCTCGGTCGCTCTGGAAGAAATGGGGCTGCCCTACAAGGTGGTCCCGGTGAACATCACCAAGGGCGAGCAGATGGCGCCGGGGTTCCTGAAGCTCAGCCCCAACAACAAGATCCCCGCGATCGTCGATCCCGAGGGCCCGGACGGCAAGCCGGTCAGCATCTTCGAGTCCGGCGCGATCCTGCTCTATCTCGGCGAAAAGACCGGCAAATTCCTGCCGAAATCGCTTTCGGCGCGTATCCCCGTCTATGAATGGCTGATGTGGCAGATGGGCGGCTTCGGCCCGATGCCCGGCCAGGTGCATCATTTCATCGCACTCGAGAACGAGCAGGACCGCGCCTATGGCCTCAAGCGCTACATGGCCGAGACCCGCCGGCTCTATGGCGTGCTGGACCGCCGGCTGGAGGCCCACGACTTCGTCGCCGGCGACCTCTCGGTTGCCGATTTTGCCATCCTGGGCTGGGCCTGGCGCCACCCTCGCCACAAGGTTGAGCTGGCCGATTTTCCCAACGTCAAGCGCTGGTACGACGCCCTGATGGCGCGCCCGGCCGTGAAGCGGGGCATGGACGCGAAGCTGGATTGA